A genomic segment from Pediococcus acidilactici encodes:
- a CDS encoding putative sulfate exporter family transporter — protein MAKLVKEKSFWTAIGVTLLCALAGSLLAQLPYFSLIGALVISLVLGMLVQFSPRVVEKSQKGTGFISNKFLRLGIILLGFKLNLIDLAHAGVKTILLAVLVVTLTILVVYNLARKFNVESNLAMLVASGTGICGAAAVMGISPQIQVPADQEEQKREDEVMAIAVVAILGTVFTFIEIGLKSWLHLTPTQFGVVAGGSLHEIAHAVATGGAGGPVSLDTAIITKLSRVLLLAPVALIIGFWHRRNNEVNVASQTKGKLPIPWFMGGFILASVVGTFLPLGAGVLAGLVKLAYIFLGMAMAALGMSVNFRVILKRGKGPFAAATIGSVLLLIFVIMASKWFF, from the coding sequence ATGGCAAAGTTGGTGAAGGAAAAAAGCTTTTGGACAGCCATCGGGGTAACGTTACTTTGCGCGTTGGCCGGTAGCTTACTGGCCCAATTACCATATTTTAGTTTAATTGGTGCCTTAGTAATTTCATTAGTTTTAGGAATGTTGGTACAGTTTAGCCCGCGGGTTGTGGAAAAATCTCAGAAGGGAACCGGATTTATTTCTAATAAATTTTTACGTTTGGGGATCATCCTTCTAGGATTTAAGTTGAATTTGATTGATTTGGCGCATGCGGGAGTAAAAACCATCTTGTTAGCTGTTTTGGTGGTTACGCTGACAATTTTAGTGGTTTACAATTTAGCGCGGAAATTTAATGTGGAATCTAATTTAGCAATGCTCGTGGCAAGTGGGACCGGAATTTGTGGGGCGGCCGCAGTAATGGGGATTTCGCCTCAAATCCAGGTGCCAGCTGATCAAGAAGAACAAAAGCGCGAAGACGAAGTTATGGCAATCGCCGTAGTAGCAATTTTAGGAACGGTCTTTACTTTTATTGAGATTGGATTAAAGTCATGGTTACATTTGACACCGACCCAATTTGGGGTGGTTGCTGGTGGATCACTTCATGAAATTGCGCACGCGGTGGCCACTGGTGGCGCAGGCGGACCGGTCAGTTTGGATACGGCCATTATTACTAAACTTTCGCGGGTGCTCTTGTTGGCTCCGGTAGCCTTGATTATTGGTTTCTGGCACCGACGGAACAATGAAGTTAACGTTGCTAGCCAAACGAAGGGCAAGCTCCCCATTCCTTGGTTCATGGGCGGATTCATTCTCGCTAGTGTTGTCGGAACTTTCTTACCACTAGGCGCAGGCGTTTTGGCAGGCTTAGTTAAGCTGGCTTACATTTTCTTGGGGATGGCAATGGCGGCCTTAGGGATGTCGGTAAACTTCCGGGTAATCTTAAAACGCGGTAAGGGACCGTTTGCGGCAGCAACAATCGGTTCGGTATTGTTATTAATTTTCGTAATTATGGCAAGCAAGTGGTTCTTCTAG